The Deltaproteobacteria bacterium genome segment GGTAAGACCTCCCACACGACCATTATAGCTCAGGCCCTTGAAATCCCGGCGGTGGTTGGTCTGGAAAGCTGTACCCGGCGCATCAAGACCGGTGATCTGATCGTGGTTGACGGGAACGCCGGCCATGTCGTTATCAACCCGGATGAAAAGACCCTGAGATTCTACCGCGGGCGTCAGCAGAGTTATGAAAGCTACCAGGCCGAGATCGTTCGCTGCGCTTATCTGCCCGCCGAAACCCTGGACGGTCATCGGCTGGTAGTCAAGGCCAACATCGAGATGTTTGAGGAGGTAGCGGCTGTGGCGGATCACGGTGGAGACGGGATCGGGCTCTACCGGACTGAGTTTCATTACCTGTCCCGTCGGCAGCTGCCGAGTGAGGAAGAGCTTTTCAGGGACTACCGTGATGTAGCTCAGATCATTGCCCCGCAGCCTTTGACCATCCGCACGGTGGACCTGGGCGGTGACAGGTTCGCCTCAACCTTGGACTGGGCTGATGAGATGAACCCTGCCCTTGGCTTGAGGGCCATTCGTTTCTCTCTCAAGGAAAAGAGTATCTTTAAAGACCAGCTTCGCGCAATCCTCAGGTCCTCAACCTATGGCAATGTCAAGGTCATGTTCCCCATGATTTCAGGCCTCGGAGAGCTGCTCGAAGCCAAAGAGGTCCTGGAAGAGGTTCGGCAGACCCTGAGCCGGGAGGAGATTGAATACAATCCGAATATGGAAGTGGGGATCATGATTGAAGTCCCGTCAGCGGTTGTCCTGGCCGATGTCCTGGCCGGGGAAGTGGACTTCTTTTCCATTGGCACGAATGATTTGATTCAATATTCCCTGGCCATTGATCGAGTCAATGAGCGGGTGGCTCACATGTACGAACCACTTCACCCGGCGGTTCTGCGCATGGTCAAGACCGTCGTCGAAGCGGGCCATGCAGCCGGAATCACGGTCTCCATGTGCGGCGAGATGGCCGGCGATCCGATCTGCGCTCCGATCCTCCTCGCTCTGGGACTGGACGAACTCTCCATGCCCAATACAGCCGTGCCTCGCATCAAGCGGCTCATTCGCATGACCTCCATGAATGAATGTCAGGAGTACCTGGATACAATTCTCAAGTGCCGCACCGTGAACGAGGTGAATAGATTTGTGGAGGAAGTGATTATCAAGCGTTTCGCCATTCACCCCGATGTGGTAGCCCGAGGCATCAGGGAGTGATCTGATATGGCAAAAATCAAGGGGAGCGGTCATAAAATCATCTGCCGCAATAAACGCGCTCGCTTTGACTATAAGATCAATGAGGTTTATGAAGCGGGTATGGTTTTGACCGGCACCGAGGTCAAAAGCCTTCGGCAGGGTCGGGCCAACCTGACCGACAGCTATGCCCGCGTGATTGACGGTGAAGTATGGATGTTCAATTCCCATATCAGCCCTTATCCATTCGCCCATCACGAAAATCACGACCCGGAGCGCCGCCGCAAACTCCTCCTTCATAAACGGGAAATCAAAAAACTTTACGGCCGCACCCAGGAAAAAGGCATGACCCTGATTCCGCTGTCCATTTATTTCAAGGATGGAAAGGCCAAGGTTGATCTGGGTCTGGCCGTAGGGAAACAGGTCTATGACAAACGGCAGGTCATCAAGAAACGTATGGCCGACAGGGAGATGGCCCGTGCCTTACGCCAGGGGCGGGAAGAGGTTTGAGGCTCCCGGTTGTGTGTCGCCTGTTTAAATAAAGGCAGTGTCTTTTTTTCTCGTTCCCAAGCTCCAGCTTGAGAATACAATCAATAATCCTCAGCAGTTGTAAGTCAGGGTACGAAGCTCCCGGAGTTTTACGTTAAGGTTTGAAAGCCTCGACCAGGGAGAACATGCCTTCGGCCTGGAGCTGCTTCACCCGGACGAATCCAGCCTCGGTCAACCTGGCCTCAATCTCGTCAAAGGTCCAGGTACCGCCTCCGCGCGTGTTCACCAGCATGTTGACCGCAAAGAGCGCTCCGTCAACGGGCTGGGTCCGATCGGCGCTCATGACATGATCCCGGATCACGATGCGGCCTTCGGGGTCCAGAGATCGAAAGACCTTGTGAAAGAGGTCCTGGTTCTGGTCAAGGCTGTTCTGATGAATGATGGCTGAGACAAGGGCCAGGTCATGCCCGGAAGGTAGCTCGTCTTCATAAAAGTTCCCGGGAACCAGCGTAACTCTGTCCAGCATCCCGGCCTGCTCCACACGCTCGCGAGCCATCTCGATGACCGGCGGCAGATCGAACAGGGTGGCTTTCATGTTAGGAACGGCCTGGAGGAAGGCCAGAGTGTATATCCCAGAGCCGCCGCCCACGTCAATCAGGGCCTTGGCCTGTCCGGGGTCAATCCCGGCCACGACCTTTGGGGCGCTGCGCAATCCAATCAGATGCATGGACCCGATGAAGGCCTTCAGCCCTTCCATATCCCTTCCAGGTCTGCCTTTTTTCTGGTCAGGGTCCGCATCGCGCACGATGTCGGTCAGCCGGGACCATGTTTGCCAGAGCTGTGCCCCGTGCAGGACCATGGGCAGAACTGAATTCGGTTCAACGGACGAAAGAAGAGGCGCGGCCGAAGGTTCGGTCTGGTAACGCCCATCCTTCTTGATCAGGAAGCCGAGGGCCGTCAGGGCGTCAAGAAAGACGGTTACGGCCCGTAAATTGCCATTTACTTTTTCTGCGATTTCTTCGGCGGACAGCGGGGCAGGGGCAAGCAGAGTAAAGATGTCCAACTCGGCTCCGGAGAGAAGCAATCGGGCCGACTGGACGCCCCAGGTTATACCTAAAATGGACTCAGGAGTGTGTTTCGGTTTCATCGGTTATACCTCCAAAGCAGCAATAAAGGCCTCGTGTACGGCCTCGTAGGCCTTGGCCGGCTGGCTGGCGTCGCCTAGCAGAAGGACCCGGGGGTGTTTGTCTTTCACGGCCCGGTAGAGATCATCCACCGGGTCGGTACCCAGGGCCAGGACAACGGTGTCCGTTGGAATGGTCACTACTTCCTTATTTTTTTCCATTAGAACTCCTGTTGCGGTGATTTCGAGAGCCTTGGCGCCTGTCCTGACCTTGATTCCGGCCCGTTTGAGGTTCTGGCGCACGATCCAGTTCATGGACCGGCCGATATCGTTTCCGATACGATTTTGCATCTCCAGCAGGGTAATGTCCTTTAATCCCTGGGTGGTCAGCCGATTCAGGACTTCTGTGGTTTCAGCCTGATTTACGAAAAGAAAATAAAGTTCATCCGGGGTCAGGGTCCCGATGCGGCCGAGGTGAAGGGCCGCCTCACAGCCCACGGCCCCGCCGCCGATGACGACCGCCTTTTCTCCGACCTCGGCCCGGCCAGCCAGAACATCCCAGGCCTGAACCACATGCGGCCGGTCAGCGCCGGGCAATGTGGCAGACTTGGGCCTCCCGCCGGTGGCGATGACGACCATGTCAGGATTTTCCTCAGCGATCAGTTCAGGGTCAACGGCCTTCCCTAAAATGATTTTAACCCTAGCGGCCTCGGCCTGAGCCGATAAAGAAGTAATGAGGCTTAAAAACTCCTGCCGTTCCCTCAGTGCGGCGGCCAGGTGGATCTGACCTCCCAGACGGTCGGCTTGCTCGTAAAGAGTTACCCGGTGTCCCTGCTCAGCAGCGGTCCGGGCAAAGGTCAGGCCAGCCGGACCGCCTCCGGCTACCAAAATATCCTTTTTTTCCTCAGACGGTTTGATTTGAAACCTTTCCTCCTCCCCGGCCCGGGGGTTGACCAGGCATCGAATCGGCTGACCTGTAAAAACAGAATCGAAACAGCCCTGGTTGCACCCGATGCACAGGCTGATCTGATCCGCCTTTCCGGCCTGGGCCTTATTAACCCATTTTGGATCGGCGATCATCCCTCTGGCGACACCGACCAGGTCGGCCCGCCCCTGCCTCAGGATTCTTTCAGCCACGTCCGGATGGTTGATGCGGTTGCAGGCCATGACCGGCAGGCTCACCTTTTTTATTATGCCTTGGGCCAGGTAGGCGAATCCGCCTCGCGGCAGGTCCATAGGAAGCTGAGGGACCCTGGTTTCATGCCAGCCGCCGGTGACATTGAAACAATCAATCCCGGTTGCTTCCAGGGTTGCGGCAAATTGAGCCGCCTCGGCATTGGTGTTGGAACCTGGCATGAAGTCGTTTCCGGCCAGGCGGAAGATCACGGCCATGTCTGGCCCGGCAGCCTCGATGACAGAATCGGCCACCTCAAGGCCGAACCGCATCCGGTTTTCCAGGGATCCACCATACTCGTCCTGACGAAGGTTGGTGATTGGTGAGAGAAATTGAGGGATGAGGTAGCCGGCTGCGCCTAATATTTCAACCGCGTCCATCCCGGCCTCTCTGGCCCGGCCTGTAGCGTCGGCATAACGCTGGATGACGTTTTTGATATCCTCCTGGGTCATCTCCCTGGGTATCTCGCGCGTAAAGGTGGAACGGACAGGCGAAGGAGAGATTGACTGCTGACCGATGAGCGCGGAATGAGCGTATCGGCCGGCATGGTAAAGCTGAGCCGCAATCAGGGCCCCCTGATCATGAACCCTCTCTGCCAGGCGGGCCAGGCCCGGGATGAACTCGTCCTGGTTGATGCCAATCATAAATCGGCCGCCGCTGACCTCATCCACGGCACAACCGCCCGCGATTATCAGACTCACCCCACCAGCAGCCCGTTCGGCATAGAAATGAATCAGCCGATCGGTGACATACGCCTCTGGGGTGTAATTCAGATGCATGGCCGGCATGACCACTCGATTTTTTAGCCTGAGCGGTCCAATCTGGATCGGAGTGAACAGTTTCATAACAAGTATCCTTAATTTTTTTAATTTTTAATTTACCGTGGTCAGGAGGTTCAGGTCAATCATCTTTTAATATAAAAAACCTGGAGCTTCAAGTCATGAGTTACACCAAAGGCCTTAAAAAACTTAGCCGCATTTCTCACGCTTGCAGTTCCGTCATCTCAGTTCGAACTTGGCTGCTTTTTTTTCATCGCCTCTTTCATCTTGGGCCGGCTTCAAATAAGCATGTGAAATTAAATTGAAAAAAATCCCAATTCATGGTATGGTAAAAACACTGCTTATTATTACCCGAGGCCCTATTTTCTTAGTTCATGAAAGCTAATTTACTGTTCTGTGAAAGTGACCCGTTGATTTCTGTTTTTATCTCATCTTTATTGGAGTAATTCCAGATGAATCATTCTGACCGGGTGAGAAAGCAATCATTTGTCATGGTTAAGATTCCAGCCGGAAATTTCACCATGGGCAGTAGAGTCGGCCACGGTGAGGATGATGAGTTTCCGGAGCGCCAGGTCTGGGTTGATGAATTCCTGATGGCCCGTTTTCCGGTCACTGCCGCTGAATGGGCTCTTTTCCTGAACAAGGTCGGCAATCCCGATTTATCCTATTTTGAGCCGTCTGAAGAGACGACAGTTACCCTGATTGACGGAATTTACTACCCCCGGCGTAAATGCGCCCGGCATCCGGCCAACGGAATAAGCTGGCAGGGTGCGGCGGCCTTTTGTGAATGGCTCTCAGAAGAGACAGGCAAAGAATTCCGGCTTCCGTTTGAGGCCGAGTGGGAAAAGGCTGCCCGGGGGGCCATGGAACACATGCGTTATCCGTGGGGTAACAACCCTCCCAATGGGCTGGCCCAGTTTCACCAACAATGGGTTGACCCCCGCCATACCCTCAGCCCGGTTGACTCCTACCCCCCTAATCCCTTTGGCTTACATGACATGGTCGGCAACGTCTGGGAATGGTGTAGCGACTGGTATGAACCTGACTACTATCAGGCCTCGCCAGCCCAGAATCCAGAGGGACCGGAAACCGGACAGATGAAAGTCATGCGGGGTGGATCATGGCGCTGTTTGGATGTCCAGGTGCGGTGCGCCATCAGGCTGGGCGAATGGCCTGACTCCAGCAGCTCCGGGGCTGGATTCCGGCTTGCCCGCTGGCCCTGAGCAAACGTCTTTGTAAATAAAATGACATCAATAACTTGAGCGAAGCGGTTTAAAAACAGAGAACCAGCGCTAAAACACTGGGCTATTGTCACATAATCCTCAAGGCAGTTAGGCCCTGATAACCACTAATTTTAAGGAAAGTTCAGTGAAAGCATCTCTTGACATGGGAGTTTTTCTGCCATATATTTGAATAAGTGTTCAAATATTCAGTAATGGGGAGAAAAATTGACCAGAAAAAAAGCCGCCCTCATCGAAACAGACGGCTGCCAGGTCCGCATGGTTCACCTGGACCGGGTTACCCAGGCCCGGGATGAAGTTATCCCGGAAAGAGAGGTCAACCGGCTGGCCCAGACCTTCAAGGTCCTGGGCGACCCGACGCGGCTCAAAATCACCCTGGCTCTTCAGGGCGGGGATATGTGTGTCTGTGACCTGGCGGCGTTCTTGAGAACAAGCGAGTCGGCTGTGTCTCACCAGCTCAGACACCTCAAGAATTTGAACTTGGTTAAAAACCGACGTGACGGTCAGGTCCTTTACTACTCTCTGGATGATGATCATGTGGCCGATTTGTTCAAGATTGGCCTGAGCCATGTTCGTGAATAGGGATTAGAAAGGCCGGCATCATGGAATTTTTATTCGATATACTGGCCGCAACCTGGCATCTTTTTCAGGAGGCCTCGATTTATGTCCTGTTCGGTATCCTGGTGGGCGGCCTGCTTAAGGTTTTTCTGAGTCCGTCCGCTGTTTCCCTGCATCTGGGCCAAGGCCGCTTCTCTTCCGTATTCAAGGCTGCCTTTCTTGGAGTTCCCATTCCTCTTTGTTCGTGCGGCGTTTTACCAGCCGCAGCTTCACTCAAAAGGCAGGGGGCCAATAACGGCGCCGTTACGGCCTTTCTCATTTCCACGCCTGAGTCAGGAGTGGACTCCATCGCCATCACTTATGCCCTGCTCGATCCATTAATGACCGTGGTGCGGCCTGTGGCCGCTTTTTGCACGGCTGCCATAGCTGGCCTGGCGGAAAACCTTTTTGGTTTGGAAAGGGCGACCGGTCAGGTTGTTTCTGATCTTTCCTGCCCTGTTGACAACTGCTGCGACGGGCTCGATTGTCCGCCTGAGGTTCATAAACGGCATCATACCTTTTTGCAGAGAATTCGGGCCGGGCTGGGATTCGCTTTTAGAGAGTTGTGGAGCGACATGGTCGGCTGGTTTCTGGCCGGGATGATTCTAGCCGGATTCATCACCGTCCTTGTTCCGCCGGAAATTATGACACGTTTTCTCGGCGGCGGCATCCTTTCCATGCTGCTTATGCTGGCCGCGGGTATCCCTCTCTATATCTGCGCCACGGCTTCCACGCCCATCGCCGCCGCGCTCATTTTGAAGGGCGTCAGTCCAGGCGCAGCCCTGGTTTTTCTCCTGGCCGGGCCGGCGACGAACGTTACCTCGCTAACCGTGCTTTTGGGAATTCTCGGGAAAAGGGCCACCGCCATCTATCTGGCCACCTTAGCCGTGGCCGCCGTGGTCTTCGGGCTGGCCCTGGACAGCCTCTATAACTACCTGAATCTTTCCCCGCACGCCCTTTTCGGTCAGGCAACGGAAATAATTCCCGGGTGGATAAAGTTAGGCGGGGTCTTTATTTTGTTGGTCCTGTCGGTCAAACCGGTTTATTTGAAGATACAGTCAAGGCTTGGCCAGGGGCACGAACTCTCCTGTTCTTTGGAGTCTTGTTCGGTTGCCGATTCCCCTGTTGAATGTTCCCCCCATGGGAGTCATGATTGAAGCGCTTCCGCCGGGCCGGTGCGGCCCTGAAGATTGGGGTTGAAGAATTCCACCAGTTCAGCC includes the following:
- the smpB gene encoding SsrA-binding protein SmpB gives rise to the protein MAKIKGSGHKIICRNKRARFDYKINEVYEAGMVLTGTEVKSLRQGRANLTDSYARVIDGEVWMFNSHISPYPFAHHENHDPERRRKLLLHKREIKKLYGRTQEKGMTLIPLSIYFKDGKAKVDLGLAVGKQVYDKRQVIKKRMADREMARALRQGREEV
- the ptsP gene encoding phosphoenolpyruvate--protein phosphotransferase, translated to MKIPEFINKNSIMTGVAASPGIVIGQAYLVDRSKVEIFYQYLIDESFIKEEVERFKRAVQEAQSQCEEIKNDMPANLGEHTYILDTHLLILKDSMIYQATIDLIKHEKINAEWALKKAVDRAREMFEQIKDEYIRSRIKDVEYVSERIMRNLVGQVPENLAEIKDRVIIVAHDLSPADTTQIRLDMVMGFIINMGGKTSHTTIIAQALEIPAVVGLESCTRRIKTGDLIVVDGNAGHVVINPDEKTLRFYRGRQQSYESYQAEIVRCAYLPAETLDGHRLVVKANIEMFEEVAAVADHGGDGIGLYRTEFHYLSRRQLPSEEELFRDYRDVAQIIAPQPLTIRTVDLGGDRFASTLDWADEMNPALGLRAIRFSLKEKSIFKDQLRAILRSSTYGNVKVMFPMISGLGELLEAKEVLEEVRQTLSREEIEYNPNMEVGIMIEVPSAVVLADVLAGEVDFFSIGTNDLIQYSLAIDRVNERVAHMYEPLHPAVLRMVKTVVEAGHAAGITVSMCGEMAGDPICAPILLALGLDELSMPNTAVPRIKRLIRMTSMNECQEYLDTILKCRTVNEVNRFVEEVIIKRFAIHPDVVARGIRE
- a CDS encoding winged helix-turn-helix transcriptional regulator, producing MVHLDRVTQARDEVIPEREVNRLAQTFKVLGDPTRLKITLALQGGDMCVCDLAAFLRTSESAVSHQLRHLKNLNLVKNRRDGQVLYYSLDDDHVADLFKIGLSHVRE
- a CDS encoding FAD-dependent oxidoreductase, which codes for MKLFTPIQIGPLRLKNRVVMPAMHLNYTPEAYVTDRLIHFYAERAAGGVSLIIAGGCAVDEVSGGRFMIGINQDEFIPGLARLAERVHDQGALIAAQLYHAGRYAHSALIGQQSISPSPVRSTFTREIPREMTQEDIKNVIQRYADATGRAREAGMDAVEILGAAGYLIPQFLSPITNLRQDEYGGSLENRMRFGLEVADSVIEAAGPDMAVIFRLAGNDFMPGSNTNAEAAQFAATLEATGIDCFNVTGGWHETRVPQLPMDLPRGGFAYLAQGIIKKVSLPVMACNRINHPDVAERILRQGRADLVGVARGMIADPKWVNKAQAGKADQISLCIGCNQGCFDSVFTGQPIRCLVNPRAGEEERFQIKPSEEKKDILVAGGGPAGLTFARTAAEQGHRVTLYEQADRLGGQIHLAAALRERQEFLSLITSLSAQAEAARVKIILGKAVDPELIAEENPDMVVIATGGRPKSATLPGADRPHVVQAWDVLAGRAEVGEKAVVIGGGAVGCEAALHLGRIGTLTPDELYFLFVNQAETTEVLNRLTTQGLKDITLLEMQNRIGNDIGRSMNWIVRQNLKRAGIKVRTGAKALEITATGVLMEKNKEVVTIPTDTVVLALGTDPVDDLYRAVKDKHPRVLLLGDASQPAKAYEAVHEAFIAALEV
- a CDS encoding methyltransferase domain-containing protein encodes the protein MKPKHTPESILGITWGVQSARLLLSGAELDIFTLLAPAPLSAEEIAEKVNGNLRAVTVFLDALTALGFLIKKDGRYQTEPSAAPLLSSVEPNSVLPMVLHGAQLWQTWSRLTDIVRDADPDQKKGRPGRDMEGLKAFIGSMHLIGLRSAPKVVAGIDPGQAKALIDVGGGSGIYTLAFLQAVPNMKATLFDLPPVIEMARERVEQAGMLDRVTLVPGNFYEDELPSGHDLALVSAIIHQNSLDQNQDLFHKVFRSLDPEGRIVIRDHVMSADRTQPVDGALFAVNMLVNTRGGGTWTFDEIEARLTEAGFVRVKQLQAEGMFSLVEAFKP
- a CDS encoding SO_0444 family Cu/Zn efflux transporter; this translates as MEFLFDILAATWHLFQEASIYVLFGILVGGLLKVFLSPSAVSLHLGQGRFSSVFKAAFLGVPIPLCSCGVLPAAASLKRQGANNGAVTAFLISTPESGVDSIAITYALLDPLMTVVRPVAAFCTAAIAGLAENLFGLERATGQVVSDLSCPVDNCCDGLDCPPEVHKRHHTFLQRIRAGLGFAFRELWSDMVGWFLAGMILAGFITVLVPPEIMTRFLGGGILSMLLMLAAGIPLYICATASTPIAAALILKGVSPGAALVFLLAGPATNVTSLTVLLGILGKRATAIYLATLAVAAVVFGLALDSLYNYLNLSPHALFGQATEIIPGWIKLGGVFILLVLSVKPVYLKIQSRLGQGHELSCSLESCSVADSPVECSPHGSHD
- a CDS encoding formylglycine-generating enzyme family protein, whose amino-acid sequence is MNHSDRVRKQSFVMVKIPAGNFTMGSRVGHGEDDEFPERQVWVDEFLMARFPVTAAEWALFLNKVGNPDLSYFEPSEETTVTLIDGIYYPRRKCARHPANGISWQGAAAFCEWLSEETGKEFRLPFEAEWEKAARGAMEHMRYPWGNNPPNGLAQFHQQWVDPRHTLSPVDSYPPNPFGLHDMVGNVWEWCSDWYEPDYYQASPAQNPEGPETGQMKVMRGGSWRCLDVQVRCAIRLGEWPDSSSSGAGFRLARWP